The following coding sequences lie in one Methylotuvimicrobium alcaliphilum 20Z genomic window:
- a CDS encoding ABC transporter permease, producing the protein MNPSQNPSIPNKAEGLLRDLKLMLLLTGKRIIALVLMVLIGVYLTILIANMGGRVDELRLVQIRSEISEAVRGNLSFRELDSEERNRLIQSRVDLEVQRLNLDRPFLLRSFNYLYRAMLLDLGRAEQMHSDKGSREVHAIILERLPATLLLFGTANLLIFFLSVYIALWLSRHYGSFMDRIVIVLAPTSAAPAWFYGIFLILCFAFLLPILPAGGMVQAPPPENNWNYTLSVLKHMALPVLAMLLSQIFISIYSWRTFFLIHSSEDYVEMARAKGLPSRMIERRYILRPTLAPVITSFMLMLISMWSGAIILERTFSWPGLGTLIFQAIGHHDTPVIIGSVVIFAYLLAFSILVLDIVYGIVDPRVRIGASR; encoded by the coding sequence ATGAACCCTAGCCAAAACCCAAGTATTCCGAACAAAGCGGAGGGATTGCTTCGCGATCTCAAATTGATGCTGTTATTGACCGGCAAACGCATTATTGCGTTGGTGCTGATGGTTTTGATCGGCGTTTATCTGACCATATTGATTGCCAACATGGGAGGGCGCGTGGACGAATTGCGCCTGGTGCAAATCCGCAGCGAAATTTCCGAAGCCGTGCGCGGCAACTTGTCTTTCCGCGAACTCGACAGCGAGGAGCGCAATCGGCTGATACAAAGCCGCGTCGACTTGGAAGTTCAAAGGCTGAATCTGGACCGGCCTTTCCTGCTGCGTAGTTTCAATTATCTTTACCGTGCAATGCTGCTGGATCTGGGGCGCGCCGAACAAATGCACAGCGACAAGGGTTCGCGCGAAGTCCATGCTATCATCCTCGAGCGCTTGCCGGCCACCTTGCTGCTGTTCGGCACGGCTAATCTGCTGATTTTTTTCTTGTCCGTCTATATCGCCTTATGGCTGTCCCGGCACTACGGCAGTTTCATGGATCGCATCGTCATTGTTTTGGCTCCGACTTCAGCGGCACCGGCTTGGTTTTATGGCATCTTTTTGATTCTATGCTTTGCTTTCCTTTTACCGATTCTGCCTGCCGGCGGCATGGTGCAAGCACCGCCGCCGGAAAACAATTGGAACTATACGCTCAGTGTGTTGAAACACATGGCTTTGCCGGTTCTGGCCATGCTGCTGTCGCAAATTTTCATTTCAATCTATTCCTGGCGAACCTTCTTTTTAATTCACTCCAGCGAAGATTACGTGGAAATGGCCAGAGCAAAAGGCCTGCCTTCCCGGATGATCGAGCGTCGCTATATCTTGCGGCCGACGCTCGCGCCGGTCATTACTAGTTTCATGCTAATGCTGATCAGCATGTGGAGCGGCGCAATCATTTTAGAACGAACCTTCAGTTGGCCGGGTCTCGGCACCTTGATCTTTCAAGCTATCGGCCATCATGATACTCCGGTCATCATCGGTTCGGTGGTGATCTTCGCATATTTGCTGGCCTTCTCCATCCTGGTGCTGGACATCGTGTACGGCATCGTCGATCCGCGCGTACGTATTGGAGCCTCCCGATGA
- a CDS encoding ABC transporter permease → MRYWSERLWELRRYPSALLGMAIIFCLVGLSIVTVIAIPYDEALDRWRGGDYWRMHPRNAEPVWLDRLKGGNKPKTLIISSHDAETESVTFSGGRRLRIPLHFDYDFSEFPSEINLFLKSEKHTREPFARLTWHTPDGREIPLGGRRITANDRFSLSQDWALERRLGLLPHVGLLARPGTDSPKVLPGRYTLVLDAVLFDEAAEITAELVVYGRVHGLAGTDHQRRDLLLALLWGTPIALAFGLLAAVGTTLTTLVIAAAGVWFGGRLDAAIQRLTEINMILPLLPILVMVGTLYSTSIWLMLGVVVLLGIFSASAKMYRAMLLPIRESPYIQAAQAYGASDSRIILHYLVPRILPVLIPTFVTLIPAFVFLEASLAVLGLGDPVLPTWGKVLNDAQNESALYNHYYYWVLAPALLLMLTGLGFALLGFALDRVFNPRLRRI, encoded by the coding sequence ATGAGATACTGGAGCGAACGACTGTGGGAACTGCGCCGTTATCCTTCCGCGTTACTCGGCATGGCGATCATTTTCTGTTTAGTCGGTTTATCGATTGTTACGGTTATCGCAATACCTTATGACGAAGCCCTCGATCGTTGGCGCGGAGGCGACTATTGGCGCATGCATCCGCGAAATGCCGAACCGGTATGGCTGGATCGACTGAAAGGCGGTAATAAGCCTAAAACGTTGATTATTTCCAGCCATGACGCCGAAACCGAATCGGTGACTTTCTCCGGCGGTAGACGCTTGAGAATACCCTTACATTTCGACTACGATTTTTCCGAATTCCCGAGTGAAATCAACTTGTTTCTGAAGTCAGAAAAGCACACCCGGGAACCCTTTGCCCGACTGACTTGGCATACCCCCGACGGGCGCGAAATTCCCTTAGGAGGACGTCGTATCACGGCCAACGACCGTTTTTCGCTATCCCAGGATTGGGCATTGGAACGCCGCCTTGGCCTACTCCCCCATGTGGGTTTGCTGGCGCGGCCCGGCACCGATTCGCCAAAAGTTTTACCCGGACGCTACACGCTGGTCTTGGATGCAGTATTATTCGACGAAGCCGCCGAAATCACCGCCGAACTGGTTGTTTATGGGCGCGTTCACGGCCTCGCCGGTACCGATCATCAGCGCCGCGATTTGCTGCTCGCGCTGCTGTGGGGTACGCCGATCGCGCTGGCTTTCGGCCTCTTGGCGGCAGTCGGCACGACGCTGACGACCTTAGTAATCGCAGCGGCCGGGGTTTGGTTCGGCGGGCGCCTCGATGCCGCCATACAACGGCTCACTGAGATCAACATGATTTTACCGCTGCTGCCGATACTGGTCATGGTCGGAACGCTCTATTCAACCAGCATTTGGCTGATGCTGGGCGTCGTGGTGCTGCTCGGCATCTTCAGCGCCAGCGCCAAAATGTACCGGGCCATGCTGCTGCCGATACGCGAGTCTCCCTACATTCAGGCCGCGCAAGCCTACGGCGCCAGCGATAGCCGCATCATCTTGCATTACTTGGTCCCGCGCATCCTGCCGGTGCTGATTCCTACCTTTGTGACGCTGATCCCAGCCTTCGTTTTTTTGGAGGCCTCGTTGGCGGTGCTAGGGCTCGGCGATCCGGTGCTGCCGACTTGGGGCAAAGTGCTCAATGACGCGCAAAACGAAAGTGCTCTGTACAATCACTATTATTATTGGGTGCTGGCTCCGGCTTTGCTGCTGATGCTGACAGGTCTCGGTTTTGCCTTGCTCGGTTTTGCGCTGGATCGCGTGTTCAACCCCAGGCTACGGCGGATCTAA